A portion of the Manduca sexta isolate Smith_Timp_Sample1 chromosome 20, JHU_Msex_v1.0, whole genome shotgun sequence genome contains these proteins:
- the LOC119189963 gene encoding LOW QUALITY PROTEIN: inositol polyphosphate 1-phosphatase-like (The sequence of the model RefSeq protein was modified relative to this genomic sequence to represent the inferred CDS: deleted 2 bases in 1 codon), with the protein MADILKTFVRASERAACIARSCCVPESSKEILLVAEKFEGEANTRFEHDFKTIADVLAQESAKTEIAHHFPELANHVRGEECSEIGGINVSIMQDAEETANLLSLLVTPSAAKRMAEAAHCELQLDVCDKINVNISEINVSDIGIWIDPIDATAEFIAGVRHTANADQGLPCVTILIGAYLKSTGEPIMGVINQPFWNGGKGRIVWGISYNGIHKWGDAIETTADNKIVLMSSAEKSEIIGKVKSSGFVSQSVPGAGHKLLKVVLGEAVAYLVTKGTTFKWDTCAAHAILRAKGGDIVTNDTFTPITYNDPIDADNQVYCNAGGIIAYSDTSVFDKLKEILS; encoded by the exons aTGGCAGATATCTTGAAAACATTTGTGAGGGCATCAGAAAGAGCTGCATGTATTGCCCGATCGTGCTGTGTTCCCGAATCTAGTAAAGAGATACTATTAGTTGCGGAAAAATTTGAAGGCGAAGCTAACACTCGTTTTGAGCATGACTTTAAGACTATAGCTGATGTTTTAGCTCAAGAATCAGCTAAAACTGAAATAGCACATCATTTCCCTGAACTCGCAAATCACGTTAGAGGTGAAGAATGTTCTGAAATTGGTGGAATTAATGTATCGATTATGCAAGATGCAGAAGAAACTGCTAACTTACTTTCATTGCTTGTTACACCAAGTGCAGCTAAAAGAATGGCTGAGGCTGCTCACTGTGAGCTCCAGTTAGATGTatgtgataaaataaatgttaatatatcaGAAATAAATGTTAGTGATATAGGTATATGGATTGATCCTATAG atgCAACAGCTGAGTTTATAGCAGGAGTGCGACATACAGCTAATGCTGACCAAGGTCTACCGTGTGTAACAATCCTTATTGGAGCCTATTTAAAATCTACTGGAGAACCTATTATGGGAGTTATTAACCAGCCATTTTGGAATGG TGGTAAAGGTCGTATAGTTTGGGGCATCAGTTACAATGGAATACATAAATGGGG AGATGCAATAGAAACAACTGCAGATAATAAAATAGTACTTATGAGCAGTGCAGAAAAATCTGAAATTATAGGAAAAGTAAAAAGTTCTGGTTTTGTTTCTCAATCTGTTCCAGGAGCTGGTCATAaacttttaaaagttgtattag GAGAAGCAGTAGCATACCTTGTGACTAAAGGAACAACATTCAAATGGGATACATGTGCGGCTCACGCTATTCTCAGGGCTAAAGGAGGAGATATAGTTACCAATGATACATTCACTCCTATCACCTACAATGATCCTATAGATGCTGATAATCAAGTGTATTGTAATGCTGGTGGAATTATAGCATATTCTGACACTAGTGTGTTTGATaagttaaaagaaatattatcatAA
- the LOC115444078 gene encoding aquaporin, which translates to MTVTLNPQTLVDVVENKITPDPSKASGLNAICAWCSEQWRAILAEFVSTMLLIVFGCMACIPLDGFTPQPPLYGPLGFGLTVSFNIQIFGHISGAHMNPAVTLAAVIWGSMSITLALAYALAQCIGAIVGYGILVAVAPINVLPIGVCLTMPHAGHTLIQALGVEMVLTAALSFINCACWDPVNAQKQESVAIKFGLAIAGLSIAGGPLTGASMNPARSLGPALWTSGWYAHWVYWVGPCVGSALAAFIYKFIWLKKQD; encoded by the coding sequence ATGACTGTGACCTTAAACCCTCAAACGCTCGTAGATGTggttgaaaacaaaataacaccGGATCCATCTAAAGCTTCGGGATTGAACGCAATATGTGCTTGGTGCTCAGAACAATGGAGAGCAATTCTTGCGGAGTTTGTATCGACGATGTTGCTCATTGTATTCGGCTGCATGGCATGTATCCCACTGGATGGATTTACGCCCCAACCGCCGCTGTATGGGCCGCTCGGCTTCGGATTGACTGTTTCATTTAATATTCAGATTTTTGGACACATATCTGGCGCCCACATGAATCCTGCTGTAACGTTGGCCGCTGTCATATGGGGTAGTATGTCAATAACTCTGGCACTGGCCTATGCTCTTGCTCAATGTATCGGAGCAATAGTGGGTTATGGGATATTAGTTGCTGTGGCTCCAATTAATGTACTGCCAATTGGAGTGTGCTTAACGATGCCGCACGCGGGTCACACTTTGATTCAAGCATTGGGTGTGGAAATGGTATTAACGGCAGCTCTCAGTTTTATTAACTGTGCGTGTTGGGATCCAGTGAACGCACAAAAACAGGAATCAGTTGCCATCAAATTTGGTCTTGCCATTGCTGGGCTATCGATCGCAGGAGGTCCCCTTACTGGTGCCAGTATGAACCCCGCCAGGTCTTTAGGGCCCGCACTGTGGACTAGTGGTTGGTATGCCCATTGGGTCTATTGGGTAGGACCTTGCGTTGGGAGCGCACTAGCGgctttcatttataaatttatttggctTAAGAAACAAGActga